From the Mycobacterium noviomagense genome, the window GACAGAGCGCCGCCGCCGAAACGAGGTCCGGGAAACAGGCTCGCGAACGTGCGCACCGCGCACCCGAAATGAGGATCGGCGGCGCCCTGCACGCCGTCCGGCAGGCCAGCGTCCACTTCAAGAACAGCCGGGTCGGTCATGTGGTCCTCTACCTACCGCTATCCGGCCGCCGCCAAGCAGCATTCACGCATGAGAACGATGCTACCAATATGCGATAACGACATTCTGCCTGCGTCACGCGGAACCAGTCTTAACGAGGTCTCAATCCGCACAACGCCAGATAACAACCTGATAAAGCTCAGCAAACGTGCGCCACTGTGGGCCCGCCGAACGCGGCCGTCGGTTTAGACGCCGAAGCGCAGCAGTTCCTCGGCCGTCACCAACCGCTCGTGCTTGGCGGGAAATTCGCGGCTCTTAACCGGGTGCCGAAACCATGACCAGGCGATTCGTCCCACTCGCGAGCGGGGTACCGGGTAGATTTGCACGGGAATCACTCCTGCAATCGGTCAACTGAACCGGGGTCTACGTTAGCGTAACGCCCACACCCGGCCATTAGACACCCCCCATGCTGGCAAACGGTGTAAGGCGCGCCGATCGATATTCGGCATGTTGCCTATGTTACCAGAGTGACTAGCGTTGCGGCGCGGCAGTTGGCTTGATCGGCGCCGGGAGCGCGCTGCGGCCCATCAGATAGCGGTCCACCGCCGCTGCGGCGGCCCGACCCTCGGCGATCGCCCAGACGATCAACGACTGGCCACGACCCATGTCGCCGGCAACGAACACCCCGGGCACGGAGGTCTCGAACTCGTCGCCGCGGGCCACGTTTCCGCGCTCGGTGAACTCGACTCCGAGGTCCGTGAGCAGTCCCGGCTTCTCGGGCCCGACGAAGCCCATCGCCAGCAACACGAGGTCGGCTTCCAGCTCGAAATCGGAGCCGTCGACCTTGACGAACTTGCCGTCCTGCATGCGCACCTCGTGCGCCTTCAGCGCGGTGACATGGCCGTCGCGGCCCACGAATTCCTCGGTGTTGACCGAGAACACCCGCTCTCCGCCCTCTTCGTGCGCGGCCGACACCCGGTACATCAGCGGGTAGGTCGGCCACGGCGTCGACTCGGCGCGGGTGTCCGGCGGTCGCGGCATGATCTCGAACTGGTGCACGCTGATGGCACCCTGGCGGTGCACGGTGCCCAAGCAGTCGGCGCCGGTGTCCCCGCCGCCGATGATGACGACCTTCTTGCCCTTGGCGGTGATCGGCGGCTCCCCGTCGGGACCCAGCACGTCGTCACCTTCTTGGACTCGGTTGGCCCACGGCAGGAATTCCATCGCCTGGTGAATGCCATCCAGGTCACGGCCGGGAATGGGCAGGTCGCGCCAGGCGGTCGCGCCGCCGGCCAGCACCACCGCGTCGAAGTCGGCGCGCAACTGTTCGGCGCTGATGTCGACACCGACGTTCACGCCGGCCCGAAACTCGGTGTCCTCGGCTTCCATTTGCGCCAGCCGGCGGTTCAGGTGGCGCTTTTCCATCTTGAACTCGGGGATGCCGTAGCGCAGCAGCCCTCCGATGCGGTCGTCGCGCTCGAAGACCGTCACGCTGTGGCCGGCGCGGGTGAGTTGCTGCGCCGCGGCCAGACCGGCCGGGCCCGAGCCCACCACCGCGACCGTCCTTCCGGTCAGCTTGTCCGGGGGCAGCGGAACGACCCAGCCTTCGTCGAAGGCCTTGTCGATGATCTCCAGCTCGATCTGCTTGATCGTCACCGGATCCTGGTTGATGCCAAGCACACAGGCCGGCTCGCAGGGCGCCGGGCACAGCCGTCCGGTGAAGTCGGGGAAGTTGTTGGTGGCGTGCAGCCGCTCGATCGCATCACGCCAACGGCCCCGACGCACCAGGTCATTCCATTCCGGGATCAGGTTGCCCAACGGACATCCGTTGTGGCAGAACGGGATCCCGCAATCCATGCAGCGGGTGGCCTGCTGCTGCAGCACCCCGTGATCGAAGTCTTCGTAGACCTCTTTCCAGTCACGCAGGCGCAAATCCACCGGGCGGCGCTTGGGCAACTCGCGGTGGGTGTACTTCAGGAAGCCCTTCGGGTCAGCCATGCGCGGCCGCCATGATCGCCTGGTCGACGTCGGCGCCGTCCCTTTCCGCTTCGGCGATCGCCTGCAGGACGCGTTTGTAGTCGAGCGGCATCACCTTGGCGAAGTGCCGGTGCTCGGACGCCCAGTCGGAGAGGATGCGTTGCCCGACAGTGGAATCGGTGTTGTCGACGTGCGACTGGATCATGCCGTGCAGCCAGTCCAGGTCATCCTCGTCGAGGCCCTCGAGCTGCACCATTTCAGTGTTCAGATTCCCGGGCAACGCGCCGTCGGGGTCGTAGACATAGGCCACGCCGCCCGACATTCCGGCCGCGAAGTTGCGCCCGGTACGGCCGAGGACGACGACCTTGCCGCCGGTCATGTACTCGCAGCCGTGGTCCCCGACGCCTTCGACCACCGCGTGGACTCCGGAGTTACGAACCGCGAACCGTTCGCCGACCACCCCGCGTAAGAACGCCTCGCCGCCCGTGGCGCCGAACAGGGCGACATTGCCGCCGATGATGTTGTCCTCGGCGACATAGTCCTCCGGCGCGTTGTCGGAGGGTCGCACCACGATCCGCCCACCGGACAGGCCCTTGCCGACGTAGTCGTTGGCGTCGCCGTAGACCCGCAGCGTGATGCCTTTCGACACGAACGCCCCGAAGCTGTTGCCCGCGGAGCCGTCGAACGTGATGTCGATGGTGCCGTCGGGAAGACCTTGCCCGCCATAAGCTTTGGTCACCTCGTGACCGAGCATGGTGCCCACGGTGCGGTTGACATTGGAGATCGTCGTGGAGAACCGCACTGGCGTCCCGGAATCCAGCGCCTCCCGGCTCATCACGATCAACTGCTGGTCCAACGCCTTGTCCAGCCCGTGGTCCTGGCTGGAGCTGCAGTAGAGATCTTGGTTCATGAAAGGCGACTCAGGTTCGTGCAGCACCGGTGCCAGGTCCAGCTTGTGCGCCTTCCAGTGCGCCCGCGCCAGCGTGGTATCCAGCGCGTTCACTTGACCGATAGCCTCGTTGAGGGTGCGGAAACCCAACTGGGCCATGTATTCGCGCACTTCCTCGGCGATGAACATGAAGAAGTTCTCGACGAACTCCGGCTTGCCGGTGAACCGCTGCCGCAGCACCGGGTTCTGGGTGGCCACCCCGACGGGGCAGGTGTCCAGGTGACAGACGCGCATCATGATGCAGCCGGTGACCACCAGCGGCGCGGTCGCGAACCCGAATTCCTCGGCGCCCAGCAGCGCGGCGATCATTACGTCGCGGCCGGTCTTCAGCTGCCCGTCGACCTGGACCACGATCCGGTCCCGTAACCCGTTGAGCAGCAAGGTTTGCTGCGTCTCAGCGAGGCCAAGCTCCCACGGCGCGCCGGCGTGCTTCATCGACGTCAGCGGGGTGGCGCCGGTACCGCCGTCGTGTCCGGAGATCAGCACCACGTCGGCGTGGGCCTTGGACACGCCAGCGGCAACGGTGCCGACACCGTTCTCGGCGACCAGTTTGACGTGGATGCGGGCCTGCGGGTTGGCGTTTTTGAGGTCGTGGATCAGCTGTTTCAAGTCCTCGATGGAGTAGATGTCGTGGTGCGGCGGCGGGGAGATCAGTCCCACGCCCGGTGTCGAGTGGCGCACCTCGGCGATCCACGGATACACCTTGCCGCCCGGAAGCTGGCCGCCCTCACCGGGTTTCGCGCCTTGGGCCATCTTGATCTGGATGTCGGTGCAGTTGGTCAGGTAGTGCGAGGTGACGCCGAACCGGGCCGAGGCCACCTGTTTGATCGCGCTGCGGCGCCAGTCGCCTCCTGCGTCGCGGTCGTAGCGGCTGACGTGCTCGCCGCCCTCACCGCAGTTGGACCGCCCACCGAGGCGGTTCATCGCGATCGCCAGCGTCTCGTGCGCCTCGGCGGAGATCGAGCCGTAGCTCATCGCTCCGGTGGCGAAGCGCTTGACGATCTCGCTGGCCGGTTCGACTTCCTCCAACGGAACGGGCGGGCGCACACCGGCTTTGAACTTCAGCAGTCCACGCAGCGACGCCATCCGCTCGCTCTGGTCGTCGACCAGCTGCGTGTATTCCTTGAAGATCTTGTACTGCCCGGTCCGCGTGGAGTGCTGCAGCTTGAAGACGGTGTCCGGGTTGAACAGGTGGTATTCGCCCTCGCGGCGCCACTGGTACTCCCCACCCACCTCGAGTTCGCGGTGAGCGCGCTCGTTCGG encodes:
- a CDS encoding glutamate synthase subunit beta encodes the protein MADPKGFLKYTHRELPKRRPVDLRLRDWKEVYEDFDHGVLQQQATRCMDCGIPFCHNGCPLGNLIPEWNDLVRRGRWRDAIERLHATNNFPDFTGRLCPAPCEPACVLGINQDPVTIKQIELEIIDKAFDEGWVVPLPPDKLTGRTVAVVGSGPAGLAAAQQLTRAGHSVTVFERDDRIGGLLRYGIPEFKMEKRHLNRRLAQMEAEDTEFRAGVNVGVDISAEQLRADFDAVVLAGGATAWRDLPIPGRDLDGIHQAMEFLPWANRVQEGDDVLGPDGEPPITAKGKKVVIIGGGDTGADCLGTVHRQGAISVHQFEIMPRPPDTRAESTPWPTYPLMYRVSAAHEEGGERVFSVNTEEFVGRDGHVTALKAHEVRMQDGKFVKVDGSDFELEADLVLLAMGFVGPEKPGLLTDLGVEFTERGNVARGDEFETSVPGVFVAGDMGRGQSLIVWAIAEGRAAAAAVDRYLMGRSALPAPIKPTAAPQR